CCAGATAGGCATTATTAGCAATGGTTATTATAACACAGCCAGGAAACATCAGAAATTTCAACCAAGGAAATTGCTTTTCATCAGTGTGCTCCGTAATCTTATGATGCACGCTCTACTCCATAATCTGTGCTCCATTAGTGTGCTCCATAATTTTATGGACAAATGCTGATGAGGCATTTAAGCCATTGAAATACATGTTtttaagctttcaatgggtttaaAGAAACCAGAATTTGGTAAAGTAATGTCAGTGTCACAAAGCAATAATTGGTTCACGGTTAGCATGCATCTGTCAAGTCACGGATGGTCTTGGGAAATTGCTAAGCTCTTGAAAAGCTAGAGTCTTCCTGCTCTTATACTTCTCTCAATTGCTTAGTAACCTCCTGtatgcatccataactcaacagACACATGCTAACCATGAATGAATTATTGTAATGAGCACTATTGAGGCCTGAAATCTGATTAAGATGGACTTGTCttttatcatgtttttttttttttggtatggTGTGTGTGTATATCCTAGAAGCCTTGACAGAAATTGAACTGATTCACTCAGGATCCCAGCTGGATCCACCTGAATGACTCTTGAGTACACAATTTACCAATCTGAGAAATTAGAGAAACTTATGATGAATTTGATTAAATTTGGATCCTGTTCCTTGTTGAAAAATTATATGATGACTAAAATTTTACTaaggattgttttttttttttggctcttTAATTGAAGTTGTTGTGTTATTCTAagcttttgaaatgctttcCTTACGTCATTCTAATTTGAGATATAAATGTCTGTTTTTTGCTCTTTCccattttatcattattttcattttccaataattattgttcatagTTCTACAGCCTATTACTTACATCTGGTGCAGTGCAGCTGAAGACTAATTCAGATTCAGATGCAGGGACCTGGGCCCAAGCCTTGAATGCTGGTATCCAGTCTATTATGAGGTAAAAGCTAAATATATCTGGTCATCATTTGCATATGTGTGGTCCAGCTcggggcaaaaaaaaaatggctgttTCATGGCCTCAGACACCCAAAGTTTTTTATTAAGACATCAGTGCTTAGGGAAACCAATTGTAGGAGAGGACCTGAGGCCATAAACAACACTAGGAGTATTACCTCTTTCTCCTCGTCAACAGTGAGTGGGTTATTTAACGTCCCATagtattaaccctttcactctcGAGGGGTTTTCCATTGAAGTAAACTCGTCTGGCGCTAGTGTAAAATCTTTGCGTGGCACTtgcgggagtgaaagggttaaaaacacgagggagtttaagaagcttcGACGGCTGCTACAccaaaaacgtttcttcaaAATAAAACTTTGCTTTAGGTTAAGTGTTTATTCCATGTTGGTTACCGTGACGCTGTTCGAAAGAACGAAGTGTCCtctcgcttgcttggcacgaataaTTTTCGTGTTAAGGCAGGGAATGAGAGATTTACTTCTTTGGCTCTCGCTGTCGTTGGAATCTCAAATTTAAAAGTTTCATGGTGTCGTTTGGCAGACAACGTCAGAGAAATTTACTTAATTGCGTGCCACGTGCTGGTTGAttctttttcctcattcaaccaatcatatcattaatATGTTGCTTTCTCAGTTGGTGTTGCCGTTCAgttttcttaagctccctaaaaggGCCTCGTACCTTACATTCCTTATCCGAGGAGACTTAAGTCGGTCTAACCGTGACTAGAGGTACAAAGACAGTACTTTCTTCTAGAGTTACtttaaaactctttccaaaTACTTCACAAATTTTGTGTTGTTGAAAGACAAAAGCATACGCAATTTGTCTGTCACGGCCGAGTTATGCACCCCGACTGGATAAAACCCGTCTGTTTTGCGAGATCAACTATACAGATGTGGCTATCATGATCAGCTTCTCTGTAACAGAAAAAGACTGATCAATCAAAATCTAAGTTTTTGGCTCAAAAGATCAAAAGCTGAAAGTATCCAAGGCCTGCGTTCATATACAGAACTGTTTTGCTTCTCTTTCTAATTAGATATGGCGGAGCGGAACCAGGGGACAGAACAATGGTATGTTATTAAATCTCGctttaagctgtttttttttctttttttttttttcttctttgatggTTTGCATTTTTTTATCTGCTCTTTGAAGGATGAAGTCACCAGCTGCCTCGTAAACTTTTGGTTCTTATTGTAATCGTTTCAATCCAATTTACTCCATGGCGGGACAATTGTTGAAAGAGTTCATTTGATAACTTATGTTACGTTTTAGCGATTattgatttgaatttttttcactCTTTCGTTTCCCGCATTTGGCTTAACTTTGAATTCCGTGCAGAGCATCATTTTCTCCTTACCTGCGGGTGTCACCAAATTCTCCTTCTCCCGCACTTTGCACCAGTTATGTGTTTTTCCCGCCGTTGACATCAGCACTTTCTTTTCCCACGCTTTGTTCCCGCTTCACATTTTCCCGCGTTTGGTACCAGTTACGTGTTTGGCGCGCTTTTCTCTGGTTCACCCAGTTGCAGTTGTAGAGGCAGAGTTTATCGGTTGAAGTTCCGGACCGCATGCTTTTAGTTGGCAACAACCATCTTGAAGTGCAGATATTcgtagtttttcttttctttttcagctcGATGCCCTGCATCCTGCAGAATCAACTCTTACATCGAGTCTGGCTGCTGGGAAACAACCCCTGGAAGCACTTCAAGAAGCTGTTGAGGTAAATATATGTTTCTATCTTTCACCTGAGCGTGAGCTTCCGTTAGACTCCTATGTTGAGCTTTTAAGTATGAAAAGAGGCTATTAAACCAGTTGGTTTAGTGGGAGAATGGAGCGACCTCGTTAAAAAAGCAAGAGCTGTCTTCAATGGGAGTCTTTGAACTGTCATTTGAGCGAGAAGGACGTGAAGTGAAGGAGGCTACACAGCACATAGAGTTTTTCCCCTCAAAATTGGATCATAATGGGGGAAATATTTCAGTGAAATAAGTAGACATATTGTTATTTGTTTGAGGGAAGGTGGAGGttaataaatttgcttcatGTATTGAATGCGTCTTGGGCAATATTTGGCCAACTCAGCGTGTTTTGTCCGGCAGGCTTCAGAACAGGGAGCCCAGTCTACCTCCGCTATGGTAGCCCGAGCAGGTCGTTCGAGTTATGTCAATGTCGATCGCCTGAACTGTGTGGATCCCGGCGCACTAGCGGTTTCTATTTGGCTGAGAGCTGCTTTCAAAGGCTTGAAAAATGAACAATAGGATCTGAAGAGGTGTCTCTCACGGACAATGGTCACGGTTCATGCGACCCGAAACGGAATGTTGAACTGGAACTCCTTTGATTCTATCGCTACCAGTAGtgtagagtgtgttcacattgGAGGAGCAAACGAAGAAACGGCGGCCAgtttggaggagtgaaatattcttttggggattgaactctatttttatgcaaattccacccttttgtttcattatgcaaacaTGACTTCTGGTCAcctgagcgaacacactctataggtACATTGTAGTTACTATGGAAAACTGTCGATTTCAACTACACTTCTCGTCCGATAAAATGCATCTATAGCGCACACCAGCGACAAAGTCGGTAACGGAAAGCCCTGTCCTAGGAATTTAACAAAACACTCCCCTGCCCCCCCCTACCCCCTAAACAACACACTGCGAGAAATCCTCCAAGGATTATGGGgtacatttgcatttaaaaataCATATGTAGATATTCATGCATAGCAAATATGAAATCATTTTTCCAAAAAGTTGCTAAACTCGAGGCAAATATAAGCCCAGTATGTTATGTGCTATAGAAATGGGAAATTTCAGTTTAGTTGCTGCCCTAAAACGAAAACAGAAACTACATTTTGTGGTATTATAATTGAATAATTACGCTTCTTagtccaacctcgttcccagagtcctcTCCCTCAAGTGGTAACGAGTTAGAAgttgtttgcaaaattctcaatcCGTGCTGGCTCTCTGAATGGATTAGGAATTACCTGCAATTTGCTGAATGGTTTTGTTTATCACAAAAGAGTATGGCACTTGAGCCTCTGAAATGCGTTTCTAATTACCCCCAGGAACGCCAAGTACTCCTACGGTGTCGTGGCATTTCTTGAGTATTCTCGACGAATAGATATTCGCAGTTGTGCACATCCGATGATTACCGAAGATTCTGAAAGTTTCCGAAAGTCACGCGCCTGCCTTAATCGGCTTTGCACGAGAACTCATTTCACGTTTTGATTCTGTCGCGACTGCCATATGAGAGGAAAAACGTTATTTTGGCAAAACGTGACCTCGTTTTTTATTCAAATTCTTCAATTTGTTTTAGTTAAACAGTGTAGGCTTGTCACGTTCGATGAAAGAATACGCCTAACGAAACATATTAATTAATGTGGTAATTATATTCTCCTGCGTTTACATTCTGTGTTAACTAAGGTAATTTTTGTCTTGGGCGtgctgttttcttttccatCCCTACCCGTTTTAAATAAGGGAGCATTTGGACGAAATAATAACGTCACCTGAAAACACAACTCGGCATTATTCCTTGTAAATTCTACACCGTCTATTCAAGAGTAAAACTGACGCGAACGGCATGGAAGATTCAAGATAAATGTACAGTTTTCTCGTcgattgtcctcgatctcctttgtcatttcacgtcgttctTGGGAGCTAAGAAATTTATGACAAAACGTCAAAGCACATAAAGAGCTTGTAGCGTaagtttttttgttgacgtCGCTGTGGCTGGCTTTACAAAGTTATTGTGGACGTGAGGCTTCGGGGAAGCGGAACAATATCTTAAGCATTTAtacttcagttttttttttccgcatcAGCGATAGTAGGAAATGGAAGGCATGTAGGAAAATACGGTGAGCAGAATACAAGGCCTGGTTTATGCCCCACATTCATAATAAAAAATCGTTAGATCAATACTGAACTTGCGTGTCGCAATGAAGATGAGGAAGCTTAAACAAAAAAGAGGAAGCGAATTTTGGGTTTCACGCCTTTATTTTTGCCGCTGGGTGGCAAATCTTATAAACCGCGACAGTTGTATCTCTATGGAGCTTTAATTCGCGTAATGGGCATTAGATTCGCGGATGTGGGCACAAATTGCTGAAAAAATACGTGTGGCAAATCACTGAATCGTGTTTGAACATGTAACTCGGCGATTAGAAAAGGCAGctttttcttgtaattttccTCATGTTAACTTTTAACTTTCTTGATAGGTAGCAGCATAAACTCAACAGTTTTCTCAGAGCTTACTCATTTCAGTTAGAAAGTTGTAAACGTTGAAGAGCGTAGACGGGTTTTCCGCTTCGCTCTACATTTCTTTGTGGGAAACAATTGTTCTTATTGACTTGAACATTTTATTGGCGGAAACGTTGGTTTCACTACGTAACGTTTACATGAAGATTTAACAGTTGCTGATTTCCTTTTTTCTAACTTCCATTCACTTTTCCTTGCAATGTTTTTTCAACTCTCTGAGTCAAATTAATTTAACCAAGTTAGGACGGCGGTATTGGAGCGTAAGAAATAATGAGAGCGGTCTCGTTTAAGCTATGCCCAAAGTGCAATGATAATTTCGCCGCAGACCAcaaattaacaacaataatttgatGTGAGGGCCACAGTCTACGTTTCTCATGAAGTAGCAGCTATAATAAGAAAAGACCATGTCAACCACAAATCTTATCCCCGGAAGCTGCTTTGCTATTTTTGACTGCGGATAACTTTCAGGATTTGAAAACGTGCTTAAGAACTTCTGACGATATTGAGATTGGCTGACATCCGAAACAAGTGAGATTTTTTAGGGAAAAATTTTATCGATGCatacttaaataaaattttccctTATTGGCTTGTTTGCTGCGTTATAAATAGAAGCAAAGACACTTAGCCCCTTGAGGAAAACACGATAAATGTTGTTTTCGTTCCTAATATTGCTATCCTTTGTACATATGCGGTTGGCTTTGCGTGACTGgaaacttaaaaaaatcaatttgaTGAGCACGCTAGTTTTTTGTCGGTTTTCCTTTGAAGAAGAAATTTCTCCGTCGTTTCCTTTGACGGTTTGCCATTCTGTTCCTCCTTATTGTTGTTGTATATACAGCTGAGGCTGATAATAATGTGGTATTTCAGGAACGTCTAACGTGCCATTGCTCTTTTGAAACATAGAGAACATTTCTCAGCGAAGTCCTTTCGGAATATCATATTTTTGAGATTATGTTTCCTTTATTGTTAATAATCGCTGTATTTGTTTTAGCATAATATCCGTCTTTATATTAACGTGACTTAAATCAAACGTTCGTTGTCATTAATCTGCAATAAATGTGCTTGAGTTTGCTATTTGTGTTCTTCCTTTTCGAAAATAACTGACCTTTTCTTGagctttttgttgttgttttttttttgacagaaaaATTGTTATACTCCTACGAACAAGCCCCTGTGTGCTTGTTGTGGTTAGTCTCTGTGCgaagaaatttacaaaaatgCTTGACTGAGTTTTACTCAGATTTACTACGTTGCTCAGCTTATAAAAAATGACAAGGTCACGTCATGTCTTCATTTTAATCATGTCAGTTTTTTTGTACTAGAAAACCTCCTTTGTTTTTCAATGACCAATGCATGCGAAATGCAGTACGTAATGTTACAAAACTAGTACTttaaatgttgaaaaaaaagcaacgtttggtccttgctatcatatttgtactgtatgTTTATGTTAGATTGCCTCTCGGTCACAAGTAATCGGGTTTCCTCCCGTTCGCTTTGCAGTTTTCCTCTACAATACTATAAACGAAATTGTTAAGGGTTGTTTCGAGTCATGACCTTTAAGTATAGTGCACCAGTAACAGCGAATCGGTTGATGTTGGAGGCGTTCAGAGCCCTAGAGGGTTCTTGTTCTTTTTAGTACTCAATTTTATTCAAAATTGATATTTTTCAGTGAAATTATTCCATTTTCCTATTGatttttcgtctttcttttcttgaagcTCTGTAATGGCAAACTTGAGAGTTGCTGATTTTTTGCTCAAGTTTGTTTCCAGTGGTTTTGATTGAACTGAAATcctgatagagcggttttcaaatgactgtcgcaaaaccaaaagcaaagcaattattccgaccaatcacaacaggaacaaacagcgcgatgaaccaatcacaattcctagcaattacctgtaactcgctcaaagcgcgggaaaaatcacgcgtacatggtgcgattggttttggttttgcttctcgttggtggaaaaactggcgcgagtcttttaagccaatcactaagcgtagcaatcgcaatcacgtaattactttcgacagtcatttgaaaactgctctaacgcGGTCTAAACACAGTCCCGGTATGATGACCTTGTAATGAAATATTGAGTTCGTGTCTTTTAAGGTTCGCTTTCCTCTAATTTTTGAAAACGTCTTATTTACTTTGATTATTTTGCAAGGAATCAGTACTTTTGTACTTAGTATTAAgagtatttcttttttgtctatTGTTGCCTTAGTTGTTATCTGTCTTGCTCCCTCATAAAATACTGAGTTTTTCGGATATTTCCTCACGTCAGGAAATTCTTCAATACTACTTCTGGCTAAAATTGCCACATCACGGAGATTGGAACATTTGAGGTAGAAAGCTTATCATCAAAGCGGGTACTTTTATATGCGCACCCAAATGAATTGAAGGGCCGCTTTCACGCTAATGTACACTCGTCTTGGAAAATTATTACACAGTCACTATAGATCGCTTAATTGAGTGGTGCTTTCGCGCTTATGCACACATTTCTTGCAAAAGTACAGTGCCGTATAGGTCGACATAGGCACTTCTGTGTACAACTTGAGGTGGACAAGTGTTCCAAGCACCCTAAACGAATTTAAATCTCATTTTTGGTACTCTCTTAAGGAAGGTACAGAGTTTCTGCACGTAGAACTGCATGCCTTGTACATCCTCTTTTAGATTCCTTTTTCCAAGAGCCTCATTTTTTCTCTTGGAAGGACGTGCCTGACCAACATTCATAGCAAAAGGAACCACTTTTGCCATGAAATAATCAAtgaaataacgaaaaaaatactGTTAAGAAGTTTTTACAAGCTTTGTTAAAAGCTCTAATTGTCTAAATAATTGATATTCCACTCGTCCTCCGTAAGCATCTTTTGAAGTGTCGTTTTCCAAATTTATTTGACGGAATCAACTTTTCACCCCCAAGCGATAACGAAATTACGCAGTCTTAAAACAGTTTGACAGtgtttcgttaaaaaaaaagtgtcacTTTATGACGCAAGTCTTGTACGGGATTTGTTCAACCGAAAACCTTTTCCTTCTGTTTCTGACATGAACTGGCAGTATGTCAGTACAAATAAAAATACAGGATTAGACTTTTTTCTGAAAATTCCAAGTTTGTTTAACtgtattttatctttttttggTTCGCGTGCTTAATATTATCTAAGTTGGCGCTCTTTACATGAACCAAGAATCCAAAACGCGCATTAAACAATTACGACCTAAACCTTTGATTGATATTTAACGATAATGACTTCATGTACAATTTTGCAGTGTGCTTGAACTGCAGTCTTTTGTATTGCCCTTTACTTAGGCGCTGAAAATATTGGACTCGCAAGATTGTTTTTGCACTGGAATCAAGCACTGAGGCAATATTACACTTGATTAGATGTGAAATCCTTTGTTTCATAGCTTAAGTCAGGATCAATTAGCAGATCAGTTGTTACATAACACAATACTTAGTCCATGGGCGAGACGAACTTTTTACCAGGTAGAAATAGATGTTAAATTGAATAGTCAGCATCGGAAGGCGTTCAAGAAGATAAAATGTCGTTTTGCGATCAGTCCCTCTCAGGTAGAGGTCCTGAAAAATTAATTCGACGTCTATTTGTTCAGTATGTTTAAGAGAACCATTAAGGACGGCATGGCACTTCGGGGAGTCGTAACCTCTTCCTCAGTGAGTGTGGCTGTGCCACACCAAGCTCAGTAGTTTTACTTATAAGGATTTTTTCCGTAATGGCTGctgaaaactaaaaattgaaaagtcTCGTAGGATGGAGTTTCCGACAAACTCTACTTTTCATGAAAAAAGTGAATTGGGAgaattttgttttatgtttcACCAAGCGAGTTCATTTTATGAAATCGAGTTACCTCTGTACGAAAAGATTGAAATCTGACGTTGTTAGAGTTAACTATCTAAGtgaaataagttttttttttagcgaagCCCATATTAGAGCCAATATTGGGTTGTAATTGCCctcctcatttttttttatcgaaTGAAGTCTTAGGATGgtgacaaaggaaaaaaaaacgagggAGATTTTTACAAATCATCGCGGCAAATTTCTGTTAACACCATTAGTGTCAAAATACTTAACTCAGACGCATTAGGACACCATTcttatttgttttcattcttcGTTTTTATTGTCTGCATATCAGTTAACAGCTATGCAGCGATTAATTTCGGGAGATAACAGGCGGCAATATCAGTGAAAAACAATTACGCGTGAGAAAGTTGAAAACGTGATGTTTTTAAGATATGTAAGACGTTAAGCGACCATATGGTGCTGGTGATATCAGCGTTggcaaaacagtaaatatttctttacttttcattaattaaaaaattatttacacAAATGTAGGCTCGTATCCGGATGAGTCATTAGCAAATATGTTTGCGAAAATTCATCACACGGTCTTGTGTTTGCACAGGGGCAAATGTCATCGCATCCAAGGATGTTTTTTCCCTGCCTCAGGCTTCCACAATTATATCATATTTTGCTCACGAAGCCGCAAAGCTTCCATGGAGTAGATCAAATCCTTGCTTCTTTTTTCCTCTCTCTTAAGTGTAAACATTTCAACCTACAATAATTGACAGCTCATTTTCTCTTTGAATGATCCAAAATAGCCTTAACAGCTATGCTTAAGCGAAGCTTTGTCCATTGGCGGCATATTGAATATCAAAGTTGCTCTTAACAAAATGCGAAGAATAATTTCATCGTCCGTAACTTCAACGGGGAATTTTCCGTCTTTGTTTTCCACTCGAAGGTTGGCGCCGTTTCTTAAAAGATAGCGGCAAATTTTTTCATACCCTTCGCTGGCCGCGTAATGGAGAGGAGTCCATCCAAATCGGTCTCTTTTGTTCACATTTGCTCCAAGTTCCACTAACATCTTAACGCTTTCATAATTTCCATCTAATACACACTGATTGAGTGCCGTGAGTCCTGAAGTTGTAATTTCATTGATCTCGCAACATGTGATTTGTTTTCTTAGCCTCTTTTTCAATGCTTCCCTGTCCCTTGGCTCCGCTGCCGCGATTTGAACTTGTAAAACCATGTCTATTGGAACTCTCCTACTCACTCTTCGTTTCTTTGGCTCGGGCGAGCTGTCATTTCTCCCAGTGTTTGGCAAATCTTGCATgttgatgtaattttttttacctcGCTGACAATTCAGTTGACGCTTTCGGAGACTTCGCCGTAATGGTAGGATACAGCTTGACAGAAATACTTATGGTTTATGTCGCGCGCCTGATATTTTTACTGCAAAACGCGTCACGTAATGCCAGCAGTAGCCAGTCCCTGTGTTgcaattgtatgacgtcactaCCCTTTTAATTGTGACGTTATGTTCTGCACGTGTGATCACGCGACGAGTGATGATTCACAGCTCTAACGTCGAT
This genomic window from Acropora muricata isolate sample 2 chromosome 2, ASM3666990v1, whole genome shotgun sequence contains:
- the LOC136909157 gene encoding protein phosphatase 1 regulatory subunit 27-like, with the translated sequence MQDLPNTGRNDSSPEPKKRRVSRRVPIDMVLQVQIAAAEPRDREALKKRLRKQITCCEINEITTSGLTALNQCVLDGNYESVKMLVELGANVNKRDRFGWTPLHYAASEGYEKICRYLLRNGANLRVENKDGKFPVEVTDDEIILRILLRATLIFNMPPMDKASLKHSC